The genomic window TGAACAAACCAAGTGTAAACCTTGCTTTAAGCAAAATCTTAACAACAATTGCATAAACTCCGTTTTTCGTCTCTTTATCCAGTTCCAAAATCTGATCAGAACTTAAAGGAATCACTTTCTGACCTCTAAAAACTGCATTCAAGAAACTTGTATTCTTATGACTCTGAAAGAATTTTCCAAAAGTTTGAGAACCAAACTTAACATCCTTATAAAATGCAAGCATTTCGATGTTATTGTAGTAGATACCAACTCTTCGATTAGGATTTCTTATCGCGATTTTGATGGAAAGATCATAGTGAAGTGTGTTGTTGTTTCTGAAATTGAATTGAGTAAGGGATGTATCAGTTGCAGTGAATTTTATGTAGTTTGGACGAACGATAAGCCAGAAGAGAACCGCGAATATTACTACTGCAATGATGATGTTGCAGATTATGCTTAAGACGTAGTTGAAAAAGTAGCCAATACAGCTACAGAGACATTTGCAGCAACAGTTGAAACAGCCGCAGAGACATCTGCTGCAGCAGCAACTGTCGCCATTGTTACTGCTATGTCGGGGGTAGGATTTCGTCGCCATGAGATTCTTTGGAGAAGAGAAGAATCATTCAAATTTTCAAGAAGTTGGCAATGTTATTTATGTGATGTGAAACGAAGATTGAACTTAAATATTGGAAATGCAAGAGAGGGTATAAATggaattttgtttctttgtgtAACTTGCAACAAGTTAGTGGGATTGTGTGTGCAGGAGGGAGTAACTGGTGTAACTGTCTCTGCTGAGAAAATGGATTCACGGGACAAATATTAATACTCTTGTGcatgttatttaaaataatgaGTTAAAATATGGACCGTTAGTAGAATAGTGTAAACATTTTGTATGCGGCAAACATAACATGATCTCTACTTAGTAGAATAGCAGTTATGAAAGATTACAGTGTTGTTGCATTGTCATTGAAGATGATTGTTTGCAAGTGTATAATATGAGTCTGCCTCTTCTAACTTCTAAGTGTATAATATGATTTGTTATAAAAAGgtttataatatgataaaaaacaatttgtttatatagttcaacaaattttttcttttgtctgTAAATGGGATAATAAACACTACGTAAAGTTCAAAAGTATAAATAGAAGATCttgaattcaaattctaaataTCACGAATATCCGGTGTTAGAATCAAAAAGTGAAAATGCAAAGTCAGTTACTTGCATCAGGAGCAACAACTTAGTTAGTATTTATTTCTTCTAGTTAGTTACGATTTGGATCATTGGCACGGGGCAGTCAGTTTCATTTTGGACAGACAATTGACTAAGGTACATCACTTGTGTGGACTCAATGAACCTTCCAACGGCTCCTAATTTTCTCACAACCAAAGTATCCTCTTTTATTCACTAGGTAGTATTGCCAAGAGAAGCTTTGACCGATAGCTTGGTTTGGATCACCTCACATGATGGAATTTTAAATGCACAGGCAGCATATAATTATCTATACACACATGTAATTACAATTTAGTGGACTACTTGGATTTGGCTTAAATTTGTTCCTCCTTCATCTTCTTTTGTGGTTGGAGATGCTTATGTTGGGGTtaattgcaatgtaagtcccacattgcttagaaaggTAAAGAGTGGAGGAGTTCAAAGCTATATATAGAGACCTCAACAATAACACTTGTAAacatttaagtttatatttgtgtttttttcttttctctaatgctcttgtttaagagtatttgagatgtagttcaaatatctACTTTGGAGATTGTGGGTGTACTAGGGTCATGAGATGGTTGAGAGtgagtctatgtgttgtaacaattttcacatagtgtttattctctggttgtcggtttagaCAACGActgtggttttttctccggtttggaGTTtgcacgttatattcttgtgttgtgattgttggtattgattgcaatgtaagtcccacattgctaatgaagaaaaaaaaaagtcaaagaaattatattgaagaagtcccacatcgcttagaatagtgaagcaatgagggaatcaaggctatatagttctttgtttataattgcaccaagcagtaacacttATATTGGGGCATGGGGgtgattgagagtgaagtctatgtgttgtaacaattttcacatagtatttattctctggttgtcggttttgacaacgaccgtggttttttctctgatttggagtttccacgttatattcttgtgttgttgattgcgttcttttattttctctatgccgatTTTTCCCAACAGTGAttgcattattttattttctctatgcgtGGCTATATACGGTGGTGTCCGTCTTTGTTCTTTGTTTATCGAATTTCAAAACAACTCCACATTTATTTCTCAGTTGCCAGTTTGCTGCACAGTTCTGACATATTGGCTAGGCACATTGTTTGGAAATCATTTTGATTGCACCACTGTAGAAATTGTATTCAAGAGGTGCAAAAACTCTTGGAGTGAGCATGTTCATAATCTTGCTTTGGCAGCCATCACATGCTTCGGTTATTTCACTTGTTCTTTGGAGAGCACCTTTGGTTTTTTGGTTGAAAGTTAAACGAACGGGTCTGTATTGAGTAATCCTCATTTTCTGCTGCTTGTGGAGGAATTTTTTGCGACAAATTGGCTTCTTTTAAGGGCTGTTTTGTGCAGAAATTGGACACAGTTTCAGTTACGTATGCGGAGATCGTTGCCATCATTTTGGCCATGGAGCTGGCGCATAGTAAAGGTTGGTATGATGTTTGGATTGAGAGTGATTAATTCACACGCGGCTCTTTGCGCTTTTACCAATCATGATCACCTCACATATTTTCTAAGAAGGAAATTCTTGCGTCGATAGTCTTTTGCTAATCATGGACACTCTATTGTAAGTTTCACTTGGTGGAGTACGTTACCTCAATTTCTCAAGAGGATGTttcaatattgaatttttttattttattttcaccatca from Trifolium pratense cultivar HEN17-A07 linkage group LG1, ARS_RC_1.1, whole genome shotgun sequence includes these protein-coding regions:
- the LOC123896029 gene encoding NDR1/HIN1-like protein 3, coding for MATVAAAADVSAAVSTVAANVSVAVLATFSTTNNNTLHYDLSIKIAIRNPNRRVGIYYNNIEMLAFYKDVKFGSQTFGKFFQSHKNTSFLNAVFRGQKVIPLSSDQILELDKETKNGVYAIVVKILLKARFTLGLFKTWEGNPMVRCDLQVPLKSGNEFLATNCDWDDKWWLFR